A window of the Poecile atricapillus isolate bPoeAtr1 chromosome 17, bPoeAtr1.hap1, whole genome shotgun sequence genome harbors these coding sequences:
- the SLC16A6 gene encoding monocarboxylate transporter 7 isoform X1: MTVKAVKMPCTSANVYTKVPDGGWGWTVAFAFFVVEALTYGIIKSFGVFFNDLMESFDETNSRISWIISICVFVQTFTAPLSTVLSNRFGHRLVVMAGGLLVSTGMVIASFARSVVDMYVTIGIVSGLGYCLSFLPTVTILSQYFDKRRSLVTAVASTGECFAVFSFAPAITALKEQIGWRYSMLSVGVLQLGITACGSLLRPIVIREQEEVKAQPPEESTETKYMLENEQTCTSIESIDSGVDITTSPSNVPGKTKAEPKSEEPKQHGQNPVENNSTPPEPKTKLLDFSVMRDYSFICYAFFGLFATLGFFAPSLYIIPLSRSLGIGKDHSAYILSAMAIAEVFGRIFAGWVLNKKPIRKIYIELICVILLSVALVAFPFASGFWGLMICSVYFGFMLGTVAGTHIPLLAEDDVVGIEKMSSAAGVYVFIQSLAGLAGPPLAGVLVDTTKNYSSAFYSCAAGMVLGAVFLALVRPCKTGLCHQQQQQQQQQQVEESTAGPPPELPDDFIDMDIGKAENSGKGSDSVV; the protein is encoded by the exons ATGACGGTCAAAGCTGTAAAGATGCCGTGCACCTCTGCAAACGTTTATACTAAAGTGCCTGACggaggatggggctggacagTCGCTTTTGCGTTCTTTGTTGTGGAAGCCCTGACATACGGCATCATAAAATCATTTGGAGTCTTCTTTAACGACCTGATGGAAAGCTTTGACGAAACCAACAGCAGGATATCCTGGATAATATCCATATGTGTGTTTGTACAGACCTTCACAG ctcctctgtcGACGGTCCTCAGCAACCGCTTTGGCCACCGCCTGGTGGTGATGGCCGGGGGGCTGCTGGTCAGCACCGGCATGGTCATCGCGTCCTTCGCCCGCAGCGTGGTGGACATGTACGTCACCATCGGCATCGTCTCCG GCCTGGGATActgcctctccttcctcccGACTGTCACCATTTTATCACAGTATTTTGACAAAAGGCGCTCGCTGGTCACAGCGGTGGCATCCACAGGGGAATGTTTCGCTGTCTTCTCCTTCGCACCAG CAATCACGGCCCTGAAGGAGCAGATTGGCTGGAGGTACAGCATGCTTTCTGTCGGGGTGCTGCAGCTCGGCATCACCGCCTGCGGATCGCTGCTGCGCCCCATCGTCATCAGAGAGCAGGAAGAAGTGAAAGCACAGCCTCCAGAGGAGTCCACGGAGACAAAGTACATGCTTGAAAACGAGCAAACATGCACCTCAATAGAGTCCATAGACTCAGGAGTCGATATAACTACCTCACCCAGCAATGTGCCTGGAAAAACCAAAGCAGAGCCGAAAAGTGAAGAACCAAAGCAACACGGACAGAATCCCGTTGAAAATAACAGCACCCCTCCAGAACCAAAAACCAAACTACTGGACTTCTCTGTGATGAGAGACTATAGCTTTATCTGTTATGCATTCTTTGGCCTGTTTGCAACCCTGGGCTTCTTCGCTCCCTCCCTCTACATCATCCCCCTGAGCCGCAGCCTCGGCATCGGCAAAGACCACTCTGCCTACATCCTGTCAGCCATGGCCATCGCCGAGGTCTTCGGGAGGATTTTTGCGGGCTGGGTTCTCAACAAGAAGCCGATCCGCAAGATCTACATCGAGCTCATCTGCGTCATCCTGCTGTCGGTAGCGTTGGTTGCCTTCCCTTTTGCCTCTGGATTCTGGGGCTTGATGATATGTAGCGTTTATTTTGGGTTCATGCTCGGCACGGTAGCGGGCACACATATTCCCCTCCTGGCTGAAGACGACGTGGTTGGCATCGAGAAGATGTCCTCTGCAGCTGGGGTCTACGTCTTCATTCAAAGCTTAGCTGGGTTGGCTGGACCACCCCTTGCAG gtGTCTTAGTGGATACGACAAAGAACTACAGCTCAGCCTTCTactcctgtgctgctggcatgGTCCTGGGGGCCGTGTTTCTGGCCCTGGTGAGGCCATGCAAGACTGGGctgtgccaccagcagcagcagcagcagcagcagcagcaggtggagGAGAGCACAGCAGGGCCACCACCAGAACTACCAGATGACTTTATAGACATGGAtattggaaaagcagaaaattcaggaaaaggCTCTGACAGCGTGGTATAA
- the SLC16A6 gene encoding monocarboxylate transporter 7 isoform X2 has protein sequence MTTGKADLTCSCIGVSPSFTCCYGNFWHLFTGLGYCLSFLPTVTILSQYFDKRRSLVTAVASTGECFAVFSFAPAITALKEQIGWRYSMLSVGVLQLGITACGSLLRPIVIREQEEVKAQPPEESTETKYMLENEQTCTSIESIDSGVDITTSPSNVPGKTKAEPKSEEPKQHGQNPVENNSTPPEPKTKLLDFSVMRDYSFICYAFFGLFATLGFFAPSLYIIPLSRSLGIGKDHSAYILSAMAIAEVFGRIFAGWVLNKKPIRKIYIELICVILLSVALVAFPFASGFWGLMICSVYFGFMLGTVAGTHIPLLAEDDVVGIEKMSSAAGVYVFIQSLAGLAGPPLAGVLVDTTKNYSSAFYSCAAGMVLGAVFLALVRPCKTGLCHQQQQQQQQQQVEESTAGPPPELPDDFIDMDIGKAENSGKGSDSVV, from the exons ATGACCACCGGGAAAGCCGACTTAACGTGTTCTTGCATCGGTGTTTCCCCCTCCTTTACTTGTTGTTATGGCAATTTTTGGCATTTATTCACAGGCCTGGGATActgcctctccttcctcccGACTGTCACCATTTTATCACAGTATTTTGACAAAAGGCGCTCGCTGGTCACAGCGGTGGCATCCACAGGGGAATGTTTCGCTGTCTTCTCCTTCGCACCAG CAATCACGGCCCTGAAGGAGCAGATTGGCTGGAGGTACAGCATGCTTTCTGTCGGGGTGCTGCAGCTCGGCATCACCGCCTGCGGATCGCTGCTGCGCCCCATCGTCATCAGAGAGCAGGAAGAAGTGAAAGCACAGCCTCCAGAGGAGTCCACGGAGACAAAGTACATGCTTGAAAACGAGCAAACATGCACCTCAATAGAGTCCATAGACTCAGGAGTCGATATAACTACCTCACCCAGCAATGTGCCTGGAAAAACCAAAGCAGAGCCGAAAAGTGAAGAACCAAAGCAACACGGACAGAATCCCGTTGAAAATAACAGCACCCCTCCAGAACCAAAAACCAAACTACTGGACTTCTCTGTGATGAGAGACTATAGCTTTATCTGTTATGCATTCTTTGGCCTGTTTGCAACCCTGGGCTTCTTCGCTCCCTCCCTCTACATCATCCCCCTGAGCCGCAGCCTCGGCATCGGCAAAGACCACTCTGCCTACATCCTGTCAGCCATGGCCATCGCCGAGGTCTTCGGGAGGATTTTTGCGGGCTGGGTTCTCAACAAGAAGCCGATCCGCAAGATCTACATCGAGCTCATCTGCGTCATCCTGCTGTCGGTAGCGTTGGTTGCCTTCCCTTTTGCCTCTGGATTCTGGGGCTTGATGATATGTAGCGTTTATTTTGGGTTCATGCTCGGCACGGTAGCGGGCACACATATTCCCCTCCTGGCTGAAGACGACGTGGTTGGCATCGAGAAGATGTCCTCTGCAGCTGGGGTCTACGTCTTCATTCAAAGCTTAGCTGGGTTGGCTGGACCACCCCTTGCAG gtGTCTTAGTGGATACGACAAAGAACTACAGCTCAGCCTTCTactcctgtgctgctggcatgGTCCTGGGGGCCGTGTTTCTGGCCCTGGTGAGGCCATGCAAGACTGGGctgtgccaccagcagcagcagcagcagcagcagcagcaggtggagGAGAGCACAGCAGGGCCACCACCAGAACTACCAGATGACTTTATAGACATGGAtattggaaaagcagaaaattcaggaaaaggCTCTGACAGCGTGGTATAA